TTGAAAAAGGGATACCACTCGGATTCTGTACCCTACAGACATATATATTCACCGGTATATTTCCCAACTTCTATATATAGGCCTCCTGTTCACttcattaaaatcaaaatcaagcATTCTTTAGCAATAACAAGCATTCTAATATTCTTATTTGGGAGAGTCCAGAATATCACTTTAGTTCGTTGTTATCAAAGTTTGTAGTGctactattttaatattgttagtCGTTGCATATCGGGAGACAAATGCCTTCACAGTTAGCACCACAACAAggcaataattattttaaagataaagAGTCAACTCTTACCTCGACTTCGTGATACACAACTACTGCATattcttctcatttttttctaaaaaaaactGCAAATTAACTAAAGCATTACCCTTTTCATCTACCGTCATCTTGCAATTTGAGTCAATGTGGCGGTAGCAAGCGTTTTGAGAAATCGGTTGaaacaataaatacatatctagttttatatttcaaatgctATTGCTTCttctatttcatatatataattttttttcttaaataaaaaaagatgacGTAATCTCTTTacaaataataagtatatatgaGTAGGGTTGGCAATTAGATTCGTACCTGGAAGGACCCACCTCTAATGGGGGGTTCGagtccaaaaaatattagccGGGGCGAGTAACGGGTCCTAATTTTTAGGACCCAGTCGGGCCGGGGGGTCTCTTTGGACCCGAAAcgatatatatcatatatgtataatatatatatatatatatatatatattactttggAGGCATTGATGTGTTCTCGTTGTTGGTTGTGAATGAGTAAAtggtaagtaaaattttaattatatttttttaattttattttagtaaaataaatattaataaaatattataatttttgtttgtttattgttAGGTACTTGTTCAATGGttgaagaatgaaaaattgtccaacaattcttgacgaggaagaagatgaatgATTATggtgtatttatttttggacttgaatatttgagaaacaaatttatttgtaactaAAATGttcacttttttatatttgtacaataaataaaaaataaaaatataatcggGTCCACCGGATTAGACCCGCACCGACGGATTTTGTATTGGGAGGGACGGGCAGGTCCTGGGTCCATCCAAAGTTGGCAGGCGAGTCCCGATTCCACCCAAACTCACTTCGAACCCGCCCCGCATGAGATAGAATAGAAAATGCAAcgagatttaaaataaactctaATTcgcaatacatatatattatgtatatatgtatgtatatatatatatatatatagtgcccatataaagaaaaggaaaacttCGAAAGTAAGATAAAAGGGAACAACAATGGTATTTGGTACTAACATTTGAAAAGCCCATTTGTACTATCTACCAACCAAATTAACTTGCTCGAGAAAACACACACTTCCCCCACGTTATTTCTCTCATTTCCCGCTTTTAATGttgtcttttctctttttgtttctacTCAAATTATGGCCTTCTCCACCAACCGAAAATTCTAATCTAATCTGAATTTAGTcggatttgaatttattatatgacaagtaaattatacatattgtgtaattgatatacattttaaaaataataataaaatcaaatgataAGCGTATCACATTCATTATGTGATTAGTTTGATTCGGACCTGATCCGGATAAGAATTTTCCCACTACATCATACAAAATCAGTTCATCTCTTTGTTTCACatgcttttgttgtttttcttcatcgCATACTTTAGACgattttaaacttttctttttcatccgttcaaatatattttaaatccCGTAAACTTTTGTTACAAGTATATTTCGAAAAACAACGAACATGACGTGAAAATATAAGCGAGCGGCTCCAAATTATAGCGAGCGGCTCAGTAccaaattatgtttaatatcGTTGATCTCTCAACGACTTTtcgtaaattatttatgttattttattttataaaaaatttataattaattgtacacACACATCTGAGCGTACCGCGTACACAGACGGGGTAGTAATAATAACACAATATTTTGGATGAGTCCGAATATTTTAACTTGTGTCCATACCTCCAATATTTATCGCAAACATCTAATTGTTGTTAGggtttttgtcttttttcttcttcttcttctccttctccttatttatttactttcttCCATGACTTTGTAACAAATCCTACCCACCACATTTATGACtacaattttcatttgaatatttgacaatacaataatttgttaaatttaaatcaatttaatttaattaatttagatattaaatttttctcgggataaaattaaaattatttattatcgaAGTTTGCATTATATTTGTCGATTTATTTCTTCTCATGTATATAGAGTAACAACAaatatgttgtatttttggtaaattacGAAACGtgcattataataatttcgccgtcaaaattttataaaatggaaTAATTTTGAGAGATTACGGTATGTTTGCGTTAATATATCATGCTATAAGATAATTAGATTATGAAGTGAACGGCATTTAATGTTCGACATAAATAGTAAAACTCGAACgaataaaatcataatccACCAAATCTTTCCGCAACCGAAATATGAACCTACACGTGGTGaacagaataaaaaaaatatttaagtggACATCCGCACACGATTATACATAGCgacaaatatatctttttagaTGATCTCCTTACATACGAAACTACAGTTGCTTGCGTCCAAAAACCGTTAGATGGTTGATTATATAACGACTTGATAGTTTCGTTATTGGTCGTGCAACCATGCACGTAGAATATGCGCTCAACGTACAtcgaaaattctaattttacaGTATAATAgctaattttgtataattatactaaaataagaaaatataactcaacaagaaacataaaatttagaaggtaaaataaccaaaaaaaatgtgcaaaaaaattcattaatttaccaagcaatatttaataaatgatttattaatcacttaaaatttacataagtAGTATTTGTTCTCATAATCTTTTtactattgttattatttatttatttatttatttttattattattattattactattattactattattattattattattattatacgaTTTAAACTCTTTGTTATCTATTATAtaccaattattttaattttcatcaaacctaagaaatgaatgaaaaataatatcttattttttcctacatattttttttaaaaaaagtccaattacaaaatactggttattatatttaaaatatattataaaaaaatataatatataaactaataaatcacatttcaaaaaaaaataaaaataaaaacaaaacataaatttaaggTATTATCCACACAATAAATGAATTAGCGTATCGATATTAAATTGccaaagaattattttttgttaaaaagaagtaattacaaataattttcatctaattataGATATGATCGacgtatttaaaaattaatgcgGCGGAAGCATCAGTTGTCGCCGTATTTAGTGTAGAgtgtctttaatttttatattaactaatcGTTATGGCATTTCGTCCctgtgtgcatataataaataatttttttatattttaaaatatattatacataataataaaatatataaacgaacatatcatattttaataaataaataaataatttaacataaatatattattgacacaaaaaaaattaatttcgcGTGTGTCACGAACTGTCGTTTgtgaattaaaaagatttttctttcattatattagtatagatatatagatgagaagaagaatttAAGTAGCGatggttgaaaaatatataagggatatttttggtaaattctaaaaattggTGCGGCTGTGTAAGTAATCgtcatttttgaataaaaatgatattttattttttatatagcatagatataaatttttaagaaaataatataatattacccTAATTAGGGTACAATACTGAATACACACACCAAATCCCTCTTCTACGACTCAGTTtgtatacacacacacaagtttgcgtgcgtgtgtgtgtgtttgtttatatattagcAGTATTTTATTGGACTTCTTCTTCTCCACCTCACTTCCATTTCACCCTTTCTCTGCGCAGCAACCACAttgtatctctctctctctctctaaacttcttcacctctctctctctacaatCCGAAGTTCTTCTTTTCTGAAGCTTCGTTCAGTTTATATCCCATCAAAAGCCCTAGCCCAATATATACAGACAATCATTTACATGCACTTATTCGGATTTGGGATTGTGTGTTCTTGCGGATGGAACTTTGGCGCCGATCGGCCATCAAAAGGTGTTTATTCTGTGTTTTGATTTGTGAGAAGAACTGGTGATAGTTTTCGTTGAAATCAACCGTGCCGTTTTGAAGAGCATTGGCGCTGTTATGGCTTCTACTGTTCCTGCGAAATCTCAGCCGCTACACAATTTTACTCTGCCGCATCTCAAATGGAATAAGGACGGGCACTCGGGCGCCGCCCACCAACGCCGCCGCTCCATCAAATCGCCGTCCCGGAGCCCTAGTATGTCATCCGCATCTCCTATCCGCCAGCCGCCGTTTCGTGATTCCGTTTCAGCGACGCCGCCTCGACGTCAGTCTCCGTTGCGCGACTccgtggtggtggtggcgTCGCCGCGTGAGTCTCTGGCTAACGGGGAGCATCTGGGTAAACAGTCTCCGACACCTGGAGAATCATCCAAACTGTATCCAGCTCGCGAGTGGGTGAAACACTCGCCGATCGGTGGAGAGCCGGCGCGGCATTTGCCCAAGCGTGATTTGGCTTCCGAATCGGAGGCTTCGGGCAGAAGTAAAGGGGCTTTGGTTGAGTCCCGGAGAAATAATTCAAAGAGTTTGACGTCGAATAGTATAAAGAATGGGGTTTATTCAACAAATCCTGAACGAGCTACTCAGAAATTTGAGACGAAATCGAAGGGAAAAGAAGTCGATGTGGCTGGAACTAAGAGATCgaaaatcttaattaaaattcctTGCAAGAACAACAAAACGGAGGAGGAAAGTCCGCAAGAAGAGCCGCTGAAGATTCTGAATgctgatgaagatgatgagaaTAATGAAGTGCAAGAAGGGGCGAAGACTAGTAATAGTGTTGATGAAGAAACCAAGACATGGAATTTGAGACCTCGAAAGCCCATACGCAGGTCGCTAAATGTGACTGGAGGTACAGTGAAAAACAATGG
The nucleotide sequence above comes from Sesamum indicum cultivar Zhongzhi No. 13 linkage group LG11, S_indicum_v1.0, whole genome shotgun sequence. Encoded proteins:
- the LOC105173283 gene encoding uncharacterized protein LOC105173283, translated to MASTVPAKSQPLHNFTLPHLKWNKDGHSGAAHQRRRSIKSPSRSPSMSSASPIRQPPFRDSVSATPPRRQSPLRDSVVVVASPRESLANGEHLGKQSPTPGESSKLYPAREWVKHSPIGGEPARHLPKRDLASESEASGRSKGALVESRRNNSKSLTSNSIKNGVYSTNPERATQKFETKSKGKEVDVAGTKRSKILIKIPCKNNKTEEESPQEEPLKILNADEDDENNEVQEGAKTSNSVDEETKTWNLRPRKPIRRSLNVTGGTVKNNGLAMPEKNKAQSPMSLNNRSGENEGNGGGGEKKEKRKLSISVALSKEEIEEDIFALTGSKPARRPKKRAKNIQKQVDSVFPGLWLVSITADSYKVSENSLKG